The Paeniglutamicibacter sulfureus genome includes a region encoding these proteins:
- the carA gene encoding glutamine-hydrolyzing carbamoyl-phosphate synthase small subunit encodes MTAVQGTEQALLVLEDGRVFRGRSYGAIGTALGEAVFSTGMSGYQETLTDPSYARQIIVQTFPHIGNTGVNDDDAESNRIWAAGYVVRDAARRPSNWRAQRSLDEELRAYDVVGIQQVDTRALTRHLRDRGAMKSGIFSGDAAKASVEELVAAVNAQPSMEGQNLSALVSTKEAYTVEPKDHGFAGEPLFSIAAIDLGIKSMTPQRFAERGVRVHVLPHNATFEDVAALGADGVFISNGPGDPATAATQVELVRQVLDAKIPYFGICFGNQILGRALGYGTYKLRFGHRGINQPVLDKATGKVEITSQNHGFAVDAPREGAANAPLERFGRVEVSHISLNDSVVEGLACLDIPAFSVQYHPEAASGPHDASHLFDRFITNMRAAKNTAATASTQGEK; translated from the coding sequence GTGACAGCAGTACAGGGAACCGAGCAAGCCCTCTTGGTGCTCGAAGACGGACGGGTTTTCCGCGGCCGTAGCTACGGCGCCATCGGCACCGCCTTGGGCGAAGCGGTCTTCTCCACCGGCATGTCCGGCTATCAGGAGACCCTCACCGACCCCTCCTACGCCCGCCAGATCATCGTGCAGACCTTCCCGCACATCGGCAACACCGGGGTCAACGACGACGACGCCGAATCGAACCGCATCTGGGCCGCCGGCTACGTGGTCCGCGACGCCGCGCGACGCCCCTCGAACTGGCGCGCCCAGCGCAGCCTCGACGAGGAACTGCGGGCCTACGACGTCGTGGGCATCCAGCAGGTCGACACCCGCGCCCTGACCCGCCACCTGCGTGACCGCGGCGCCATGAAGTCCGGGATCTTCTCCGGCGACGCCGCCAAGGCGTCCGTGGAAGAGCTGGTGGCGGCAGTGAACGCCCAGCCGTCCATGGAGGGACAGAACCTCTCCGCACTGGTCTCCACCAAGGAGGCATACACCGTCGAGCCCAAGGACCACGGTTTCGCCGGAGAGCCGCTGTTCTCCATCGCCGCGATCGACCTGGGCATCAAGTCGATGACCCCGCAGCGCTTCGCCGAGCGCGGGGTGCGCGTCCACGTGCTGCCGCACAACGCCACCTTCGAGGACGTGGCGGCCCTCGGCGCCGACGGCGTGTTCATCTCCAACGGCCCCGGTGACCCCGCAACGGCAGCCACCCAGGTGGAACTGGTCCGCCAGGTGCTCGACGCGAAGATCCCGTACTTCGGCATCTGCTTCGGCAACCAGATCCTGGGCCGCGCCCTGGGCTACGGCACCTACAAGCTGCGCTTCGGCCACCGCGGCATCAACCAGCCGGTGCTGGACAAGGCCACCGGCAAGGTGGAGATCACCAGCCAGAACCACGGCTTCGCCGTCGACGCACCCCGCGAGGGCGCAGCAAACGCCCCGCTGGAGCGCTTCGGCCGCGTAGAGGTGTCCCACATCTCGCTCAACGACTCCGTCGTCGAGGGCCTGGCCTGCCTGGACATTCCCGCCTTCTCGGTGCAGTACCACCCCGAGGCGGCCTCCGGGCCCCACGACGCCAGCCACCTGTTCGACAGGTTCATCACCAACATGCGCGCGGCCAAGAACACCGCCGCCACCGCATCCACCCAGGGAGAGAAGTAA
- the pyrF gene encoding orotidine-5'-phosphate decarboxylase — protein MPSAEARAAAAAARAPFGQRLAAAMAEHGPLCVGIDPHPSLLAAWGLGDDVHGLRSFSLSVVEALVGQVAALKPQVALYERHGSRGLAVLEETLALCAQGHVLSIADAKRGDIGSTMAAYADAWLGEGSPLAADAVTLSPYLGYGSLRPALDLAAATGRGVFVLGLTSNPEGKSVQHVGGADSVAKGIIGQVAAENAGATPFGSTGLVIGATVGAALEELGIDLAASNAPILAPGLGAQGATGADMKASFGAFWPQVLGTSSRDVLKAGPDAGALRDAAAATRDSLL, from the coding sequence ATGCCTAGCGCCGAAGCGCGGGCGGCGGCGGCGGCCGCCCGCGCCCCCTTCGGGCAGCGGCTTGCGGCTGCCATGGCCGAGCACGGTCCGCTGTGCGTGGGCATCGACCCGCACCCGTCGCTGCTGGCGGCCTGGGGGCTGGGGGACGACGTGCACGGGTTGCGCAGCTTCTCGCTTTCTGTCGTCGAGGCCCTGGTCGGCCAGGTAGCGGCACTCAAGCCGCAGGTGGCACTCTACGAACGCCACGGCTCGCGCGGCCTGGCGGTGCTGGAGGAAACCCTGGCGCTGTGCGCCCAGGGCCACGTCCTGTCCATCGCCGACGCCAAGCGCGGGGACATCGGCTCCACCATGGCCGCCTACGCGGATGCCTGGCTGGGGGAGGGCAGCCCGCTGGCCGCCGATGCCGTGACGCTGAGCCCGTACCTGGGCTACGGGTCGCTGCGCCCCGCCCTTGACCTCGCTGCGGCCACCGGCCGCGGAGTGTTCGTCCTGGGCCTGACCTCCAACCCGGAAGGCAAGTCCGTGCAGCACGTCGGCGGCGCCGACTCCGTGGCCAAGGGCATCATCGGACAGGTGGCCGCCGAGAATGCCGGTGCGACCCCGTTCGGGTCCACCGGACTGGTCATCGGCGCCACCGTGGGCGCGGCATTGGAGGAGCTGGGCATCGACCTGGCCGCCTCCAACGCCCCGATCCTGGCACCGGGCCTCGGCGCCCAGGGCGCAACGGGTGCGGACATGAAGGCGTCGTTCGGCGCGTTCTGGCCGCAGGTGCTCGGCACCTCCAGCCGCGACGTGCTCAAGGCCGGTCCCGACGCCGGGGCCCTGCGCGACGCCGCCGCGGCAACCCGGGATTCGCTGCTCTAG
- the metK gene encoding methionine adenosyltransferase translates to MTLESPQLRLFTSESVTEGHPDKICDQISDAILDAMLAQDPNSRVAVETLTTTGLVHVAGEVTTDGYVEIPEIVRRTILDIGYDSSANGFDGARCGVSVSIGQQSQEISDGVFNSLEVREGTAVDPRDAQGAGDQGLMFGYASDETATLMPTPIHLAHRLSERLTQVRKDGTLSLLRPDGKTQVTIGYDGDQPVSVQTIVVSSQHASEFSLEDLKDGLLAEVVNPVLAGTQLDTSETRIILNPSGPFIIGGPVGDAGLTGRKIIVDTYGGYARHGGGAFSGKDPSKVDRSAAYAMRWVAKNVVAAGLARRVEVQVAYAIGVARPVGLYVETFGTETVDPAKITAAINEIFDLRPLGIIEDLDLKRPIYQKTAAHGHFGREEADFTWENLDRVDALKAYFNA, encoded by the coding sequence GTGACTTTAGAATCCCCGCAGCTACGCCTCTTCACCTCCGAATCGGTTACGGAGGGCCACCCGGACAAGATCTGTGACCAGATCTCCGATGCCATCCTCGACGCCATGCTGGCCCAGGACCCCAACTCCCGGGTCGCCGTGGAGACCTTGACCACCACCGGACTGGTGCACGTGGCTGGCGAGGTGACCACCGACGGCTATGTGGAGATCCCGGAGATCGTGCGCCGCACCATCCTGGACATCGGCTACGACTCCTCGGCCAACGGCTTCGATGGAGCGCGCTGCGGCGTCTCGGTGTCCATCGGGCAGCAGTCGCAGGAAATCTCCGACGGCGTGTTCAACTCCCTGGAGGTCCGCGAGGGCACCGCCGTTGACCCGCGCGATGCGCAGGGCGCCGGCGACCAGGGCCTGATGTTCGGCTACGCGTCGGATGAGACCGCGACGTTGATGCCCACCCCGATCCACCTGGCGCACCGCCTTTCCGAGCGGCTGACCCAGGTCCGCAAGGACGGCACGCTGTCGCTGCTGCGCCCCGACGGCAAGACCCAGGTCACCATCGGCTACGACGGGGACCAGCCGGTCTCCGTGCAGACCATCGTGGTCTCTTCGCAGCACGCCTCCGAGTTCTCGCTGGAGGACCTGAAGGACGGCCTGTTGGCAGAGGTCGTCAACCCGGTGCTTGCCGGCACCCAGCTCGACACCTCCGAGACCCGCATCATCCTGAACCCCTCGGGCCCCTTCATCATCGGCGGACCGGTGGGCGACGCCGGGTTGACCGGCCGCAAGATCATCGTCGACACCTACGGCGGCTACGCCCGCCACGGCGGCGGCGCCTTCTCCGGGAAGGATCCCTCGAAGGTCGACCGCTCGGCCGCCTACGCCATGCGCTGGGTGGCCAAGAACGTGGTCGCGGCCGGCCTGGCACGACGCGTCGAGGTCCAGGTCGCCTACGCCATCGGCGTGGCTCGCCCGGTGGGCCTGTACGTGGAGACCTTCGGCACCGAGACCGTCGACCCGGCCAAGATCACCGCCGCGATCAATGAGATCTTCGACCTGCGCCCGCTGGGCATCATCGAGGACCTTGACCTCAAGCGTCCGATCTACCAGAAGACCGCCGCGCACGGCCACTTCGGCCGTGAGGAGGCCGACTTCACCTGGGAAAACCTGGACCGCGTCGACGCCCTCAAGGCGTACTTCAACGCCTAA
- the rpoZ gene encoding DNA-directed RNA polymerase subunit omega, translating into MNTNLEGIISPSIDSLLTTTDSKYALVINSAKRARQINAYYAQLHEGLFEYVGPLVDTRLNEKPLSIALREINEGMLNVSKIEEAAE; encoded by the coding sequence GTGAACACGAACCTTGAAGGCATCATCAGCCCGTCCATCGACTCGCTGCTGACCACCACCGATTCGAAGTACGCCTTGGTGATCAACTCCGCCAAGCGCGCACGCCAGATCAACGCGTACTACGCCCAGCTGCACGAGGGCCTCTTCGAGTACGTCGGCCCGCTGGTCGACACCCGCCTGAACGAAAAGCCGCTGTCCATCGCCCTGCGCGAAATCAACGAGGGCATGCTCAACGTCTCGAAGATCGAGGAAGCCGCCGAGTAG
- the carB gene encoding carbamoyl-phosphate synthase large subunit: protein MPKREDLKSVLVIGSGPIVIGQAAEFDYSGTQALRVLKEEGLRVILVNSNPATIMTDPEFADATYVEPITPEVVEKIIAKERPDAILPTLGGQTALNTAIALDKAGVLEKYNVELIGANIEAIELGEDREKFKGVVERCGAESAKSVIVHTMDQAFAAVEELNYPVVVRPSFTMGGLGSGMAYNAEDLRRIAGAGLQYSPTTEVLLEESILGWKEYELEMMRDKNDNVVVICSIENFDPVGVHTGDSITVAPAMTLTDREYQKLRDISIAVIREVGVDTGGCNIQFAIEPDTGRIVVIEMNPRVSRSSALASKATGFAIAKIATKLSLGYTLDEIPNDITLKTPAAFEPALDYVVVKVPRFAFEKFPAADATLTTTMKSVGEAMAIGRNFTEALQKALRSLEQKGSEIEFNKPMDFEIEQLLEDSVKGSTKRLYNVQRALLGGATIEQVFEKTAIDPWYLDQLALINETAAMIGSNPDLNEDVLREAKRHGFSDAQIAKLTNKTEAVVRGIRHALGIRPVFKTVDTCAAEFEAFTPYHYSSYDEETEVALHEKPSVIILGSGPNRIGQGIEFDYSCVHATMALRNAGYETVMVNCNPETVSTDYDVSTRLYFEPLTLEDVLEVIHAEESTGGVLGVFVQLGGQTPLKLAQELADAGVPILGTSPEAIDLAEHRGAFQRVLDAGGLIAPKNGTAVSFEEAKRIADEIGYPVLVRPSYVLGGRGMEIVYDEANLARYIKNATEITEDHPVLVDRFLEDAIEIDVDALFDGKDLYVGGIMEHIEEAGIHSGDSACVLPPITLGRDVRDRVVEATRAIAEGVGVRGLINIQFALASDVLYVIEANPRASRTVPFTSKATGVQLAKAAAMIGVGVSIAHLRSVHKMLPESGDGANLPEGAPVSVKEAVLPFARFRTPEGKVVDSLLGPEMRSTGEVMGIDKYFDTAFAKSQAAANNPLPTKGKVFVSVANRDKRSIVIPVKHLADIGFEIISTGGTAEVLRRNGIPSTVVRKVREGSVEGESNIVDLITEGEIAMILNTPSGGEARGDGYEIRAAAVSVGTPIITTVAEFGAAIQAIDAMRHFEWTVTSLQEHAKTLQAAGVAEANAAAAAVNRDGANA from the coding sequence ATGCCGAAGCGCGAAGACCTCAAGTCAGTCCTGGTCATCGGCTCCGGGCCGATCGTCATCGGCCAGGCAGCCGAGTTCGACTACTCCGGCACCCAGGCGCTGCGGGTGCTCAAGGAGGAGGGCCTGCGGGTCATCCTGGTCAACTCGAACCCCGCCACCATCATGACCGACCCGGAGTTCGCCGACGCCACCTACGTCGAGCCGATCACCCCGGAGGTCGTGGAGAAGATCATCGCCAAGGAGCGCCCCGACGCGATCCTGCCGACCCTGGGCGGACAGACCGCACTGAACACCGCCATCGCCCTTGACAAGGCGGGCGTGCTGGAAAAGTACAACGTCGAGCTCATCGGTGCCAACATCGAGGCCATCGAACTCGGCGAGGACCGCGAGAAGTTCAAGGGCGTCGTGGAGCGCTGCGGCGCCGAGTCGGCCAAGTCCGTCATTGTGCACACCATGGACCAGGCCTTCGCCGCGGTCGAGGAACTGAACTACCCCGTCGTGGTGCGTCCCTCCTTCACCATGGGCGGCCTGGGCTCGGGCATGGCGTACAACGCCGAGGACCTGCGCCGCATCGCCGGCGCCGGCCTGCAGTACTCGCCGACCACCGAGGTGCTCCTGGAGGAGTCGATCCTCGGCTGGAAGGAGTACGAGCTGGAAATGATGCGCGACAAGAACGACAACGTCGTGGTCATCTGCTCCATCGAGAACTTCGACCCCGTGGGCGTGCACACCGGCGACTCGATCACCGTGGCCCCGGCCATGACCCTGACCGACCGCGAGTACCAGAAGCTGCGCGACATCTCCATCGCGGTCATCCGCGAGGTTGGCGTGGACACCGGCGGCTGCAACATCCAGTTCGCCATCGAGCCGGACACCGGGCGCATCGTGGTCATCGAGATGAACCCGCGCGTTTCGCGTTCCTCCGCGCTGGCCTCCAAGGCCACCGGCTTCGCCATCGCGAAGATCGCGACCAAGCTCTCGCTGGGCTACACCCTGGACGAGATCCCCAACGACATCACGCTCAAGACCCCCGCGGCCTTCGAGCCGGCCCTTGACTACGTCGTGGTGAAGGTCCCGCGCTTCGCCTTCGAGAAGTTCCCCGCGGCCGACGCCACGCTGACCACCACGATGAAGTCGGTCGGCGAGGCCATGGCCATCGGCCGCAACTTCACCGAGGCCCTGCAGAAGGCCCTGCGCTCCCTGGAGCAGAAGGGCAGCGAAATCGAGTTCAACAAGCCGATGGACTTCGAGATCGAACAGCTTCTCGAGGACTCGGTCAAGGGTTCCACCAAGCGCCTGTACAACGTGCAGCGCGCCCTGCTGGGCGGGGCCACCATCGAGCAGGTCTTTGAGAAGACGGCGATCGACCCGTGGTACCTTGACCAGCTCGCGCTGATCAACGAGACCGCCGCGATGATCGGTTCCAACCCGGACCTCAACGAGGACGTGCTGCGCGAGGCCAAGCGCCACGGCTTCTCCGACGCGCAGATCGCCAAGCTCACCAACAAGACCGAGGCCGTGGTCCGCGGGATCCGCCATGCCCTGGGCATCCGCCCGGTGTTCAAGACCGTCGACACCTGCGCCGCCGAGTTCGAGGCCTTCACCCCGTACCACTACTCCTCCTACGACGAGGAGACCGAGGTCGCGCTGCACGAGAAGCCCTCGGTCATCATCCTGGGCTCGGGCCCGAACCGCATCGGCCAGGGCATCGAGTTCGACTACTCCTGCGTGCACGCCACCATGGCGCTGCGCAATGCCGGCTACGAGACCGTGATGGTCAACTGCAACCCGGAAACCGTCTCCACCGACTACGACGTCTCCACCCGCCTGTACTTCGAGCCGCTGACGCTCGAGGACGTGCTGGAGGTCATCCACGCGGAGGAATCCACCGGCGGGGTGCTGGGCGTGTTCGTGCAGCTCGGCGGGCAGACCCCGCTGAAGCTCGCGCAGGAACTGGCAGACGCTGGCGTGCCGATCCTGGGCACGTCCCCGGAGGCCATCGACCTGGCCGAGCACCGCGGCGCCTTCCAGCGCGTGCTGGATGCCGGCGGGCTCATCGCCCCGAAGAACGGCACCGCCGTCTCCTTCGAGGAAGCCAAGCGCATCGCCGACGAGATCGGCTACCCGGTCCTGGTCCGCCCCTCCTACGTTTTGGGCGGGCGCGGCATGGAGATCGTGTACGACGAGGCCAACCTCGCCCGCTACATCAAGAACGCCACCGAGATCACCGAGGACCACCCGGTGCTGGTGGACAGGTTCCTCGAGGACGCCATCGAGATCGACGTCGACGCCCTGTTCGACGGCAAGGACCTCTACGTCGGCGGCATCATGGAGCACATCGAGGAGGCCGGCATCCACTCCGGCGACTCCGCCTGCGTGCTGCCCCCCATCACCCTGGGCCGGGACGTGCGCGACCGCGTGGTCGAAGCCACCCGCGCCATCGCCGAGGGCGTGGGCGTGCGCGGGCTGATCAACATCCAGTTCGCGTTGGCGTCCGATGTGCTCTACGTGATCGAGGCCAACCCGCGCGCCTCGCGCACCGTGCCGTTCACCTCCAAGGCCACCGGCGTGCAGCTGGCCAAGGCCGCGGCGATGATCGGGGTCGGCGTGTCCATCGCCCACCTGCGCTCGGTGCACAAGATGCTGCCCGAATCCGGCGACGGTGCCAACCTGCCCGAGGGCGCACCGGTCTCGGTGAAGGAAGCCGTGCTTCCCTTCGCCCGCTTCCGCACCCCGGAGGGCAAGGTCGTCGACTCGCTGCTCGGCCCGGAAATGCGCTCCACCGGCGAGGTCATGGGCATCGACAAGTACTTCGACACGGCCTTCGCCAAGTCCCAGGCCGCTGCCAACAACCCGCTGCCGACCAAGGGCAAGGTCTTTGTCTCGGTCGCCAACCGCGACAAGCGCTCCATCGTGATCCCGGTCAAGCACCTGGCCGACATCGGGTTCGAGATCATCTCCACCGGCGGCACCGCCGAGGTGCTGCGCCGCAACGGCATCCCCTCCACCGTGGTCCGCAAGGTCCGCGAGGGTTCGGTCGAGGGCGAGTCCAACATCGTCGACTTGATCACCGAGGGGGAGATCGCAATGATCCTGAACACCCCCTCGGGCGGCGAGGCACGCGGGGACGGCTACGAGATCCGCGCCGCGGCCGTCTCGGTGGGCACCCCGATCATCACCACCGTCGCAGAATTCGGCGCCGCGATCCAGGCGATCGATGCGATGCGCCACTTCGAGTGGACCGTCACCTCGCTGCAGGAGCACGCCAAGACCCTTCAGGCCGCCGGCGTTGCCGAGGCCAACGCCGCAGCTGCCGCGGTGAATCGGGACGGCGCCAATGCCTAG
- the gmk gene encoding guanylate kinase: MTVSPHPAVTVLAGPTAVGKGTISTYIRDNYPQVWLSVSATTRNPRPGEVDGVHYFFVGPEKFGELVEGGEMLEWAVVHGQNSYGTIRTKVQEAVAAGKRVLLEIDLQGARQVKENLPDATFVFLAPPSWEELVRRLVGRGTETPEEQQRRLETAKLELAAESEFDVTIVNDDISRAADELVTLMGLTPHAR; encoded by the coding sequence ATGACGGTTAGCCCCCACCCCGCGGTCACAGTCCTCGCCGGTCCCACGGCCGTAGGGAAGGGAACGATCTCCACCTACATTCGCGACAACTATCCCCAGGTGTGGCTCTCGGTTTCCGCCACGACGCGCAACCCGCGCCCGGGCGAAGTCGACGGTGTGCACTACTTCTTCGTGGGTCCGGAGAAGTTCGGCGAACTGGTCGAAGGCGGGGAAATGCTCGAGTGGGCAGTCGTGCACGGCCAGAACAGCTACGGCACCATCCGCACCAAGGTCCAGGAGGCGGTGGCCGCGGGGAAGCGGGTGCTACTGGAGATCGACCTGCAGGGCGCACGCCAGGTGAAAGAGAATTTGCCGGACGCGACATTCGTGTTCCTGGCCCCTCCCAGCTGGGAGGAATTGGTGCGCCGACTTGTGGGCCGCGGCACCGAAACCCCCGAGGAGCAGCAGCGCCGGCTGGAAACCGCTAAACTGGAACTTGCCGCGGAATCGGAATTTGACGTGACCATCGTCAACGACGACATTTCGCGGGCAGCAGACGAGCTGGTGACCCTCATGGGGCTGACCCCGCACGCACGCTAA
- the mihF gene encoding integration host factor, actinobacterial type yields the protein MVLRELSDEDRIRARAKALAARTRRAEIKNQFGAGKLGINELLDLVPHDEAIGRLRVMDLLESVPGVGEIRAHTLIDRLGISPSRRLRGLGRKQRIALVDHFQQSPPKTKE from the coding sequence ATGGTACTGCGAGAACTCTCAGACGAGGACCGTATTCGCGCACGGGCAAAGGCGTTGGCGGCCCGCACGCGCCGGGCCGAAATCAAGAACCAGTTCGGCGCCGGCAAGCTGGGCATCAATGAACTCCTGGACCTGGTTCCCCACGACGAGGCCATCGGACGACTGCGGGTCATGGACCTGCTGGAGTCGGTCCCGGGCGTCGGCGAAATCCGCGCCCACACGCTTATCGATAGACTAGGCATCTCACCCAGCCGACGCCTGCGCGGGCTGGGGCGCAAACAGCGCATCGCATTGGTGGATCATTTCCAGCAATCGCCACCCAAAACGAAAGAGTAA
- the coaBC gene encoding bifunctional phosphopantothenoylcysteine decarboxylase/phosphopantothenate--cysteine ligase CoaBC — translation MKRIVLGVSAGIAAYKAALLLRLFKEAGHQVDVIPTAASLEFVGLATWEALSGRPVRTSVFEAVDTVNHVRLGQEADLVVIAPATADVMARAAAGMANDLLTGTLLATGAPVVMAPAMHTEMWEHPATVANVALLRSRGVHVIEPAVGRLTGKDSGAGRFPEPEDIFAALAPYLEGTPGASLPDAAGAVDSAAGATVPLAGKIVAISAGGTREPLDPVRYLGNRSSGRQGIALAKAALAAGATVRFIAAHMDVPAPAGVELSTASTARQLQVAVTEAARGADALIMSAAVADFRPAEYVDSKIKKSDDHADPVITLVRNPDILATLVADRTAAGSAGELPPLIVGFAAETGDAEAGVLEYGAAKLKRKGCEMLVVNEVGENLTFGTDENSVTILFADGAAAVHASGSKDEVAASVIDAVGRALAPARRH, via the coding sequence GTGAAGCGCATTGTCCTAGGTGTATCCGCAGGGATCGCCGCCTACAAGGCAGCTTTGCTGCTACGGCTGTTTAAGGAGGCCGGCCACCAGGTCGACGTCATCCCCACGGCAGCCTCGCTCGAATTTGTCGGCCTTGCGACCTGGGAGGCACTGAGCGGACGCCCGGTGCGCACCAGCGTCTTCGAAGCGGTGGACACCGTCAACCATGTCCGCCTCGGGCAGGAAGCGGACCTGGTGGTCATCGCACCCGCCACGGCCGACGTCATGGCCCGGGCCGCCGCCGGGATGGCCAACGACCTGCTCACCGGCACGCTGCTGGCCACTGGCGCCCCGGTGGTCATGGCCCCGGCCATGCACACCGAAATGTGGGAGCACCCCGCCACCGTCGCCAACGTGGCGCTGCTGCGCAGCCGCGGCGTGCACGTGATCGAGCCCGCCGTCGGACGCCTGACGGGCAAGGACTCCGGTGCCGGCCGGTTCCCCGAGCCCGAGGACATCTTCGCGGCCCTCGCGCCGTATCTGGAAGGAACGCCGGGTGCGTCCCTTCCCGACGCGGCGGGTGCGGTGGACTCGGCTGCAGGGGCCACCGTTCCGCTGGCCGGGAAGATCGTCGCGATTTCCGCCGGAGGCACCCGGGAGCCGCTGGACCCCGTGCGCTACCTGGGCAACCGCTCCTCGGGCCGGCAGGGCATCGCCCTGGCCAAGGCAGCACTTGCCGCCGGCGCCACCGTCCGCTTCATCGCCGCCCACATGGATGTGCCTGCACCTGCGGGCGTCGAACTCAGCACGGCCTCCACCGCCCGACAGCTGCAGGTGGCCGTCACCGAGGCCGCCCGAGGCGCAGATGCGCTGATCATGAGCGCAGCGGTCGCCGACTTCCGGCCTGCCGAATACGTGGATTCGAAGATCAAGAAATCCGACGACCACGCCGACCCGGTGATCACCCTGGTGCGCAACCCGGACATCCTGGCAACGCTGGTTGCCGACCGCACCGCCGCGGGCAGCGCGGGCGAACTGCCGCCGCTGATCGTGGGCTTTGCCGCGGAGACCGGCGACGCGGAGGCGGGAGTGCTCGAATACGGGGCGGCGAAGCTGAAGCGCAAGGGCTGTGAAATGCTCGTCGTCAACGAGGTGGGGGAGAACCTGACCTTCGGGACCGACGAGAACTCGGTGACCATCCTCTTCGCCGACGGCGCCGCCGCGGTGCACGCCTCCGGGTCCAAGGACGAAGTGGCCGCCTCCGTCATCGATGCGGTTGGACGGGCGCTGGCCCCGGCCCGGCGGCACTGA